The Megalopta genalis isolate 19385.01 chromosome 12, iyMegGena1_principal, whole genome shotgun sequence genome window below encodes:
- the LOC117217466 gene encoding uncharacterized protein LOC117217466 — translation MPGGVVFLVCIPTTSYEHQLIFGVPLKRGRRDEKSEKAVDVPKVNVRLRETKTKTQLLTLADDDDADGVDIGFGGKRYLRARGYDTSGLHGRYPVFVSMETVLEELLKKLKVQHIVWCKDKEDMYYEVIFPVPAGESCENCLHCLTEMGIGVKMNSIVSVIPTQCTYSGISSVGSTVKDDLARRRKESEDRKNAWKAFVESIRSKLTVKQVVDGVRSGGDLTFDYVLLVLTADCLAALGLVENSATNVVAAMLVSPLMGPVMSVTFGTIIADRNLQFIGIKSLLLGIFLSMLFGFIFGLLLGTTEMPWGYGDWPTDEMKARGNYRSLWMGVLWALPSGTGVAVALLQGSNGPLIGVAISASLLPPVVNCGLFWALGCIWLIYRPVKIPHIKGESYTDYNTSYTYVYTDYLPVEFFCNGIISACLTFINVICIFITAIIVLKIKEVAAPYTSTPELRRFWEHDIRLVRDKNISRDNSSLDSSYYDGLSKTKQRALEQTLNKAVREAINDETFRKVQRISYGQHGPEQFTPKLGLQVSGASDITNIGHTEGIISDSFRPPDSLGNSGNTSEDLAALDRLITHLLNQPSDITAGNLDSWRRSRRTSARGYKQLRSNVTAAENGDVRSNVDTTPL, via the exons ATGCCAGGCGGCGTGGTGTTTCTAGTTTGCATACCGACAACCAGCTACGAGCATCAATTAATCTTCGGGGTGCCGTTGAAACGCGGAAGGAGGGATGAAAAATCGGAGAAAGCCGTGGACGTGCCGAAAGTCAACGTGCGTCTCAGAgaaacgaaaacgaaaacgCAACTGTTGACGCTCGCCGACGACGATGACGCGGATGGTGTTGATATTGGCTTCGGCGGCAAAAGGTACCTTCGAGCTCGGGGATACGACACTTCCGGTCTGCATGGAAGGTACCCTGTCTTCGTCTCGATGGAAACG GTTTTGGAGGAGCTTCTGAAGAAGTTGAAAGTTCAGCATATAGTTTGGTGCAAGGACAAAGAGGACATGTACTACGAG GTGATATTTCCGGTCCCCGCTGGAGAATCATGCGAGAACTGCCTGCACTGTCTCACGGAGATGGGGATCGGCGTGAAGATGAACTCCATAGTAAG TGTGATTCCGACGCAGTGCACGTACAGCGGCATCAGCAGCGTTGGTTCCACCGTTAAGGACGATCTCGCACGAAG GCGGAAGGAATCGGAGGATAGGAAGAACGCTTGGAAAGCTTTCGTGGAGTCGATACGATCAAAATTGACGGTGAAACAAGTCGTGGACGGCGTCCGCAGCGGAGGAGACTTGACTTTCGATTACGTGTTGCTGGTGCTCACGGCGGA TTGTCTCGCGGCCCTGGGTCTCGTCGAGAATAGCGCGACAAACGTCGTCGCCGCCATGTTGGTGTCTCCGTTAATG GGTCCCGTGATGTCGGTAACCTTTGGCACTATTATAGCGGACAGGAATCTCCAATTTATCGGAATCAAGAGTTTATTGCTGGGCATATTTCTATCTATGCTCTTTGGTTTCATATTCGGTCTACTCCTGGGTACCACCGAGATGCCTTGGGGGTACGGTGACTGGCCGACCGATGAGATGAAAGCTAG GGGCAATTACAGGTCTCTGTGGATGGGTGTGTTATGGGCTCTTCCGTCTGGCACCGGTGTCGCCGTGGCTCTATTACAAGGAAGCAATGGACCTCTGATTGGAGTCGCCATATCGGCTTCCCTGCTACCCCCCGTGGTGAATTGC GGCTTGTTCTGGGCACTGGGGTGCATATGGCTGATCTATCGGCCGGTTAAAATACCGCACATAAAGGGCGAGTCTTACACGGATTACAACACGTCCTACACCTACGTGTACACGGACTATCTGCCGGTCGAGTTCTTCTGCAACGGCATAATCAGCGCGTGCTTGACATTTATCAACGTGATATGTATCTTTATCACCGCGATAATAGTTCTGAAG ATTAAGGAAGTCGCTGCCCCGTACACGTCCACGCCGGAATTACGCCGATTCTGGGAACACGACATCCGGCTGGTCCGTGATAAGAATATTTCACGAGATAACAGCTCCCTGGATTCGAG CTACTATGACGGTTTGAGTAAAACCAAACAACGGGCGCTGGAGCAAACGCTGAACAAAGCAGTCCGCGAAGCCATCAACGACGAGACCTTTCGCAAAGTACAGAGAATAAGTTACGGTCAACACGGTCCTGAACAG TTTACTCCAAAATTGGGACTCCAAGTCAGCGGTGCGAGTGACATTACAAATATTGGACACACTGAAGGAATCATCTCGGACAGTTTTCGACCACCGGACAGTTTAGGAAATTCTGGTAACACGAGCGAGGACTTGGCAGCGTTAGATCGACTGATCACGCATCTTTTGAATCAGCCGAGCGACATCACTGCCGGAAATTTGGATTCTTGGCGGCGTTCCCGTCGGACAAGTGCCCGCGGTTACAAACAATTACGCAGCAACGTTACCGCGGCTGAAAATGGCGATGTCCGTTCTAACGTTGACACGACGCCACTTTGA